In Microbacterium sp. SLBN-146, one genomic interval encodes:
- a CDS encoding heavy-metal-associated domain-containing protein: MTEISEYRVTGMTCGHCEASVRREVTQIAGIERVDVSAQTGALIVESTTPVTDAAILAAVDEAGYEAVRV, translated from the coding sequence GCGAATACCGAGTGACGGGCATGACCTGCGGCCACTGCGAGGCCTCCGTGCGCCGTGAAGTCACCCAGATCGCAGGGATCGAACGCGTCGATGTGAGCGCACAGACCGGAGCGCTGATCGTCGAGTCCACGACGCCCGTGACGGATGCCGCGATCCTCGCCGCCGTCGACGAAGCGGGCTACGAGGCGGTGCGCGTCTAG